A genomic segment from Bombus affinis isolate iyBomAffi1 chromosome 13, iyBomAffi1.2, whole genome shotgun sequence encodes:
- the LOC126923099 gene encoding ephrin type-B receptor 1-B isoform X9: MAPFNMAGVAGLLATCAAAAASAAHLLPLLLLLICPRGTHAEQVVLLDTTQEEKLEWTKYPFGAEANTPGWVEESFTNFDKGINWRSYVVCDVAYNNVNNWLWTPFIERGPANRMYIEIQFTTRDCSLFPGNALSCKETFSLLYYEFDVATKEPPPWETDSYKLIGRIAAGEGRFNTNTGVVINTEVKSIPVTKKGVYFAFRDQGACISILAIKVYYISCPEISVNFAHFPATPTGREVALIEQTIGTCVDNAVVIEQPTFLCKGDGKWYLPNGGCHCKPGYQADVEKQACTECAIGKFKHEAGSHSCEACPAHSKSSDYGFTECRCNAGYFRAEKDPKKMPCTQPPSAPQNLTVNFVDQSTVILSWNAPHMLGGRTDTTYRVVCDACSMGVKYIPNTEVFNDTKITITGLNAVTTYRFQVFAENGVSALAGKSEYVDITVTTEASVPSLVSNVRITSVKSSELSISWDAPVTEVGGDSDLVERYEVRCYPRYDDATNATVIQTSELSATFKGLKPSTDYAIQVRAKTTRGWGEYTPIVYKKTPHAMGLDYVGEDDNMQVRIIAGAIVAVVVLLVIIIIMTVLILRSRASDECNKKQPSDCDTLEYRNGEGLVVTYMHCKMDSSPIVTTHTNNKSKSSLTTPLFTPAVGVAAASAGGAGGGGARSYVDPHTYEDPNQAVREFAREIDAGYITIEAIIGGGEFGDVCRGKLKLPPDGRTEIDVAIKTLKPGSADKARNDFLTEASIMGQFEHPNVIFLQGVVTKSNPVMIITEFMENGSLDTFLRANDGKFQVLQLVGMLRGIASGMQYLAEMNYVHRDLAARNVLVNAALVCKIADFGLSREIESATEGAYTTRTVYSGKKGGKIPVRWTAPEAIAFRKFTSASDVWSMGIVCWEVMSYGERPYWNWSNQDVIKSIEKGYRLPAPMDCPEAIYQLMLDCWQKERTHRPTFANLTQTLDKLIRSPDTLRKIAQNRGTNPLAPDAVDLTQLTSVSEWLASIKMSRYAESFERSGVTTLEAAARVTVQELTALGVTLVGHQKKIMNSVTALRAQMSATSQGFLV; the protein is encoded by the exons TTGTTCTCTTGGACACGACACAAGAGGAGAAGCTCGAGTGGACAAAGTATCCGTTCGGCGCGGAAGCTAACACCCCAGGG TGGGTGGAAGAGTCGTTCACGAACTTCGACAAGGGCATCAATTGGCGGAGTTACGTCGTCTGCGACGTAGCGTACAACAACGTGAACAATTGGCTGTGGACGCCGTTCATCGAGAGGGGACCGGCGAACCGCATGTACATAGAAATACAATTCACGACTCGTGACTGCTCGTTGTTCCCCGGAAACGCGCTCAGTTGCAAAGAAACTTTCAGTCTACTTTACTACGAGTTCGACGTGGCTACCAAGGAACCGCCGCCGTGGGAAACGGATAGTTACAAGTTGATCG GACGCATCGCTGCTGGCGAGGGAAGGTTCAACACTAACACCGGGGTGGTTATAAACACGGAGGTCAAGTCCATTCCAGTGACGAAGAAGGGCGTGTACTTCGCGTTCCGCGATCAGGGAGCTTGCATCTCCATCTTGGCCATTAAAGTTTACTACATCAGCTGTCCGGAGATCTCTGTGAACTTTGCACACTTCCCGGCAACGCCAACGGGTCGCGAAGTCGCGTTGATCGAACAAACGATCGGCACTTGCGTGGACAACGCCGTGGTCATCGAACAGCCAACCTTCCTCTGCAAAGGAGATGGCAAATGGTACCTGCCTAACGGTGGATGTCACTGCAAACCTGGCTATCAGGCTGACGTCGAGAAGCAAGCGTGCACCGAGTGCGCGATCGGTAAATTCAAACACGAAGCTGGGTCGCACAGTTGCGAAGCTTGTCCGGCTCACAGCAAATCCTCCGATTACGGATTCACCGAATGTCGATGCAACGCCGGTTATTTTAGGGCCGAGAAAGATCCGAAGAAAATGCCTTGTACAC AACCACCGTCGGCGCCACAAAATTTGACGGTGAACTTCGTCGACCAGTCTACTGTGATTCTGTCGTGGAACGCGCCGCACATGCTGGGCGGCAGAACAGATACGACTTACAGGGTGGTCTGCGATGCCTGTAGTATGGGCGTCAAATACATTCCCAACACC GAAGTTTTCAACGATACGAAGATCACGATAACGGGTCTAAACGCGGTGACCACGTATCGATTCCAAGTATTTGCCGAGAACGGTGTGTCGGCGTTGGCTGGAAAATCCGAGTACGTGGACATCACCGTCACCACAGAAGCTAGCGTACCTAGTTTGGTGAGCAACGTCAGGATTACCAGCGTGAAGAGTTCGGAACTGAGCATTAGTTGGGACGCTCCGGTAACCGAGGTCGGTGGAGACAGCGATCTGGTCGAAAGATACGAAG TGAGGTGTTATCCGCGATACGACGATGCTACCAACGCTACGGTTATACAAACTTCCGAGTTATCCGCGACGTTCAAGGGCCTAAAACCATCGACGGACTACGCGATACAAGTACGAGCGAAGACTACGCGAGGCTGGGGCGAATATACGCCCATAGTTTATAAAAAGACGCCTCATGCTATGGGACTAG ACTACGTCGGAGAAGATGACAATATGCAAGTAAGGATCATAGCAGGAGCTATCGTTGCTGTGGTAGTCCTTCTGGTGATCATCATTATCATGACCGTTCTAATTTTGAGAAG CAGGGCCTCGGACGAATGCAACAAGAAACAGCCCAGTGACTGCGATACCCTGGAGTATAGAAACGGCGAAG GACTAGTTGTGACCTACA TGCACTGCAAAATGGACAGTTCACCGATTGTGACAACCCACACCAACAACAAGAGCAAGTCCTCGC TGACCACGCCGCTGTTCACACCTGCAGTGGGAGTTGCTGCCGCGAGTGCGGGAGGTGCTGGTGGCGGAGGTGCAAGGAGTTACGTCGATCCTCATACTTACGAAGATCCGAATCAAGCTGTGAGAGAATTCGCCCGAGAAATCGACGCAGGATACATTACGATAGAAGCTATCATAG GTGGTGGAGAATTTGGCGACGTTTGTCGAGGAAAATTAAAACTACCGCCAGACGGTCGAACGGAGATCGACGTCGCGATCAAGACATTGAAACCAGGCTCCGCCGACAAAGCTCGCAACGACTTCCTCACTGAAGCCTCCATCATGGGTCAGTTCGAGCATCCGAACGTGATATTCCTGCAAGGTGTCGTAACCAAGAGCAATCCAGTGATGATCATCACTGAGTTCATGGAGAACGGTAGCCTGGACACTTTCCTGCGTGCGAACGACGGCAAGTTCCAGGTGCTGCAGCTTGTAGGCATGCTTCGCGGTATAGCGAGCGGCATGCAGTATCTTGCTGAAATGAACTACGTACATCGAGATCTCGCGGCGAGGAACGTGCTCGTGAATGCTGCACTCGTCTGCAAGATCGCCGATTTCGGGCTTAGCCGGGAGATCGAAAGCGCCACGGAAGGAGCGTACACGACCAGG ACTGTTTACTCCGGCAAAAAGGGTGGAAAGATCCCGGTACGATGGACAGCTCCGGAAGCGATAGCGTTCCGAAAGTTCACCAGCGCTTCCGACGTATGGAGCATGGGCATCGTTTGTTGGGAGGTGATGTCCTACGGCGAAAGACCGTATTGGAACTGGTCTAATCAGGATGTGATAAAGTCGATCGAAAAAGGATACAGGCTTCCAGCACCGATGGATTGTCCGGAAGCGATCTATCAGCTGATGCTCGATTGCTGGCAGAAGGAACGAACCCATCGTCCTACCTTCGCCAATCTCACTCAAACCTTGGACAAATTGATACGAAGCCCGGACACGCTGAGGAAAATCGCCCAGAACAG GGGCACCAATCCACTGGCGCCGGACGCGGTGGACTTGACGCAGCTGACCTCGGTCAGCGAGTGGCTGGCTTCCATCAAGATGTCACGGTACGCGGAGAGTTTCGAAAGATCCGGAGTGACTACCTTGGAGGCGGCCGCGCGTGTTACCGTACAAGAGCTGACGGCGCTCGGGGTGACGTTGGTGGGACACCAGAAGAAGATAATGAACAGCGTGACAGCGCTCAGAGCGCAGATGTCGGCCACTTCGCAAGGTTTTCTCGTTTAA
- the LOC126923099 gene encoding ephrin type-B receptor 1-B isoform X15 has translation MAPFNMAGVAGLLATCAAAAASAAHLLPLLLLLICPRGTHAEQVVLLDTTQEEKLEWTKYPFGAEANTPGWVEESFTNFDKGINWRSYVVCDVAYNNVNNWLWTPFIERGPANRMYIEIQFTTRDCSLFPGNALSCKETFSLLYYEFDVATKEPPPWETDSYKLIGRIAAGEGRFNTNTGVVINTEVKSIPVTKKGVYFAFRDQGACISILAIKVYYISCPEISVNFAHFPATPTGREVALIEQTIGTCVDNAVVIEQPTFLCKGDGKWYLPNGGCHCKPGYQADVEKQACTECAIGKFKHEAGSHSCEACPAHSKSSDYGFTECRCNAGYFRAEKDPKKMPCTQPPSAPQNLTVNFVDQSTVILSWNAPHMLGGRTDTTYRVVCDACSMGVKYIPNTEVFNDTKITITGLNAVTTYRFQVFAENGVSALAGKSEYVDITVTTEASVPSLVSNVRITSVKSSELSISWDAPVTEVGGDSDLVERYEVRCYPRYDDATNATVIQTSELSATFKGLKPSTDYAIQVRAKTTRGWGEYTPIVYKKTPHAMGLDYVGEDDNMQVRIIAGAIVAVVVLLVIIIIMTVLILRRASDECNKKQPSDCDTLEYRNGEGLVVTYMGVAAASAGGAGGGGARSYVDPHTYEDPNQAVREFAREIDAGYITIEAIIGGGEFGDVCRGKLKLPPDGRTEIDVAIKTLKPGSADKARNDFLTEASIMGQFEHPNVIFLQGVVTKSNPVMIITEFMENGSLDTFLRANDGKFQVLQLVGMLRGIASGMQYLAEMNYVHRDLAARNVLVNAALVCKIADFGLSREIESATEGAYTTRTVYSGKKGGKIPVRWTAPEAIAFRKFTSASDVWSMGIVCWEVMSYGERPYWNWSNQDVIKSIEKGYRLPAPMDCPEAIYQLMLDCWQKERTHRPTFANLTQTLDKLIRSPDTLRKIAQNRIRERGAPPPPPPASSTSSNVHLRKRGTNPLAPDAVDLTQLTSVSEWLASIKMSRYAESFERSGVTTLEAAARVTVQELTALGVTLVGHQKKIMNSVTALRAQMSATSQGFLV, from the exons TTGTTCTCTTGGACACGACACAAGAGGAGAAGCTCGAGTGGACAAAGTATCCGTTCGGCGCGGAAGCTAACACCCCAGGG TGGGTGGAAGAGTCGTTCACGAACTTCGACAAGGGCATCAATTGGCGGAGTTACGTCGTCTGCGACGTAGCGTACAACAACGTGAACAATTGGCTGTGGACGCCGTTCATCGAGAGGGGACCGGCGAACCGCATGTACATAGAAATACAATTCACGACTCGTGACTGCTCGTTGTTCCCCGGAAACGCGCTCAGTTGCAAAGAAACTTTCAGTCTACTTTACTACGAGTTCGACGTGGCTACCAAGGAACCGCCGCCGTGGGAAACGGATAGTTACAAGTTGATCG GACGCATCGCTGCTGGCGAGGGAAGGTTCAACACTAACACCGGGGTGGTTATAAACACGGAGGTCAAGTCCATTCCAGTGACGAAGAAGGGCGTGTACTTCGCGTTCCGCGATCAGGGAGCTTGCATCTCCATCTTGGCCATTAAAGTTTACTACATCAGCTGTCCGGAGATCTCTGTGAACTTTGCACACTTCCCGGCAACGCCAACGGGTCGCGAAGTCGCGTTGATCGAACAAACGATCGGCACTTGCGTGGACAACGCCGTGGTCATCGAACAGCCAACCTTCCTCTGCAAAGGAGATGGCAAATGGTACCTGCCTAACGGTGGATGTCACTGCAAACCTGGCTATCAGGCTGACGTCGAGAAGCAAGCGTGCACCGAGTGCGCGATCGGTAAATTCAAACACGAAGCTGGGTCGCACAGTTGCGAAGCTTGTCCGGCTCACAGCAAATCCTCCGATTACGGATTCACCGAATGTCGATGCAACGCCGGTTATTTTAGGGCCGAGAAAGATCCGAAGAAAATGCCTTGTACAC AACCACCGTCGGCGCCACAAAATTTGACGGTGAACTTCGTCGACCAGTCTACTGTGATTCTGTCGTGGAACGCGCCGCACATGCTGGGCGGCAGAACAGATACGACTTACAGGGTGGTCTGCGATGCCTGTAGTATGGGCGTCAAATACATTCCCAACACC GAAGTTTTCAACGATACGAAGATCACGATAACGGGTCTAAACGCGGTGACCACGTATCGATTCCAAGTATTTGCCGAGAACGGTGTGTCGGCGTTGGCTGGAAAATCCGAGTACGTGGACATCACCGTCACCACAGAAGCTAGCGTACCTAGTTTGGTGAGCAACGTCAGGATTACCAGCGTGAAGAGTTCGGAACTGAGCATTAGTTGGGACGCTCCGGTAACCGAGGTCGGTGGAGACAGCGATCTGGTCGAAAGATACGAAG TGAGGTGTTATCCGCGATACGACGATGCTACCAACGCTACGGTTATACAAACTTCCGAGTTATCCGCGACGTTCAAGGGCCTAAAACCATCGACGGACTACGCGATACAAGTACGAGCGAAGACTACGCGAGGCTGGGGCGAATATACGCCCATAGTTTATAAAAAGACGCCTCATGCTATGGGACTAG ACTACGTCGGAGAAGATGACAATATGCAAGTAAGGATCATAGCAGGAGCTATCGTTGCTGTGGTAGTCCTTCTGGTGATCATCATTATCATGACCGTTCTAATTTTGAGAAG GGCCTCGGACGAATGCAACAAGAAACAGCCCAGTGACTGCGATACCCTGGAGTATAGAAACGGCGAAG GACTAGTTGTGACCTACA TGGGAGTTGCTGCCGCGAGTGCGGGAGGTGCTGGTGGCGGAGGTGCAAGGAGTTACGTCGATCCTCATACTTACGAAGATCCGAATCAAGCTGTGAGAGAATTCGCCCGAGAAATCGACGCAGGATACATTACGATAGAAGCTATCATAG GTGGTGGAGAATTTGGCGACGTTTGTCGAGGAAAATTAAAACTACCGCCAGACGGTCGAACGGAGATCGACGTCGCGATCAAGACATTGAAACCAGGCTCCGCCGACAAAGCTCGCAACGACTTCCTCACTGAAGCCTCCATCATGGGTCAGTTCGAGCATCCGAACGTGATATTCCTGCAAGGTGTCGTAACCAAGAGCAATCCAGTGATGATCATCACTGAGTTCATGGAGAACGGTAGCCTGGACACTTTCCTGCGTGCGAACGACGGCAAGTTCCAGGTGCTGCAGCTTGTAGGCATGCTTCGCGGTATAGCGAGCGGCATGCAGTATCTTGCTGAAATGAACTACGTACATCGAGATCTCGCGGCGAGGAACGTGCTCGTGAATGCTGCACTCGTCTGCAAGATCGCCGATTTCGGGCTTAGCCGGGAGATCGAAAGCGCCACGGAAGGAGCGTACACGACCAGG ACTGTTTACTCCGGCAAAAAGGGTGGAAAGATCCCGGTACGATGGACAGCTCCGGAAGCGATAGCGTTCCGAAAGTTCACCAGCGCTTCCGACGTATGGAGCATGGGCATCGTTTGTTGGGAGGTGATGTCCTACGGCGAAAGACCGTATTGGAACTGGTCTAATCAGGATGTGATAAAGTCGATCGAAAAAGGATACAGGCTTCCAGCACCGATGGATTGTCCGGAAGCGATCTATCAGCTGATGCTCGATTGCTGGCAGAAGGAACGAACCCATCGTCCTACCTTCGCCAATCTCACTCAAACCTTGGACAAATTGATACGAAGCCCGGACACGCTGAGGAAAATCGCCCAGAACAG AATCAGGGAAAGGGGTGCTCCGCCCCCACCCCCACCCGCCTCGTCGACATCCTCCAACGTGCATTTGAGGAAAAG GGGCACCAATCCACTGGCGCCGGACGCGGTGGACTTGACGCAGCTGACCTCGGTCAGCGAGTGGCTGGCTTCCATCAAGATGTCACGGTACGCGGAGAGTTTCGAAAGATCCGGAGTGACTACCTTGGAGGCGGCCGCGCGTGTTACCGTACAAGAGCTGACGGCGCTCGGGGTGACGTTGGTGGGACACCAGAAGAAGATAATGAACAGCGTGACAGCGCTCAGAGCGCAGATGTCGGCCACTTCGCAAGGTTTTCTCGTTTAA
- the LOC126923099 gene encoding ephrin type-B receptor 1-B isoform X8, translated as MAPFNMAGVAGLLATCAAAAASAAHLLPLLLLLICPRGTHAEQVVLLDTTQEEKLEWTKYPFGAEANTPGWVEESFTNFDKGINWRSYVVCDVAYNNVNNWLWTPFIERGPANRMYIEIQFTTRDCSLFPGNALSCKETFSLLYYEFDVATKEPPPWETDSYKLIGRIAAGEGRFNTNTGVVINTEVKSIPVTKKGVYFAFRDQGACISILAIKVYYISCPEISVNFAHFPATPTGREVALIEQTIGTCVDNAVVIEQPTFLCKGDGKWYLPNGGCHCKPGYQADVEKQACTECAIGKFKHEAGSHSCEACPAHSKSSDYGFTECRCNAGYFRAEKDPKKMPCTQPPSAPQNLTVNFVDQSTVILSWNAPHMLGGRTDTTYRVVCDACSMGVKYIPNTEVFNDTKITITGLNAVTTYRFQVFAENGVSALAGKSEYVDITVTTEASVPSLVSNVRITSVKSSELSISWDAPVTEVGGDSDLVERYEVRCYPRYDDATNATVIQTSELSATFKGLKPSTDYAIQVRAKTTRGWGEYTPIVYKKTPHAMGLDYVGEDDNMQVRIIAGAIVAVVVLLVIIIIMTVLILRRASDECNKKQPSDCDTLEYRNGEGLVVTYMTTPLFTPAVGVAAASAGGAGGGGARSYVDPHTYEDPNQAVREFAREIDAGYITIEAIIGGGEFGDVCRGKLKLPPDGRTEIDVAIKTLKPGSADKARNDFLTEASIMGQFEHPNVIFLQGVVTKSNPVMIITEFMENGSLDTFLRANDGKFQVLQLVGMLRGIASGMQYLAEMNYVHRDLAARNVLVNAALVCKIADFGLSREIESATEGAYTTRTVYSGKKGGKIPVRWTAPEAIAFRKFTSASDVWSMGIVCWEVMSYGERPYWNWSNQDVIKSIEKGYRLPAPMDCPEAIYQLMLDCWQKERTHRPTFANLTQTLDKLIRSPDTLRKIAQNRIRERGAPPPPPPASSTSSNVHLRKRGTNPLAPDAVDLTQLTSVSEWLASIKMSRYAESFERSGVTTLEAAARVTVQELTALGVTLVGHQKKIMNSVTALRAQMSATSQGFLV; from the exons TTGTTCTCTTGGACACGACACAAGAGGAGAAGCTCGAGTGGACAAAGTATCCGTTCGGCGCGGAAGCTAACACCCCAGGG TGGGTGGAAGAGTCGTTCACGAACTTCGACAAGGGCATCAATTGGCGGAGTTACGTCGTCTGCGACGTAGCGTACAACAACGTGAACAATTGGCTGTGGACGCCGTTCATCGAGAGGGGACCGGCGAACCGCATGTACATAGAAATACAATTCACGACTCGTGACTGCTCGTTGTTCCCCGGAAACGCGCTCAGTTGCAAAGAAACTTTCAGTCTACTTTACTACGAGTTCGACGTGGCTACCAAGGAACCGCCGCCGTGGGAAACGGATAGTTACAAGTTGATCG GACGCATCGCTGCTGGCGAGGGAAGGTTCAACACTAACACCGGGGTGGTTATAAACACGGAGGTCAAGTCCATTCCAGTGACGAAGAAGGGCGTGTACTTCGCGTTCCGCGATCAGGGAGCTTGCATCTCCATCTTGGCCATTAAAGTTTACTACATCAGCTGTCCGGAGATCTCTGTGAACTTTGCACACTTCCCGGCAACGCCAACGGGTCGCGAAGTCGCGTTGATCGAACAAACGATCGGCACTTGCGTGGACAACGCCGTGGTCATCGAACAGCCAACCTTCCTCTGCAAAGGAGATGGCAAATGGTACCTGCCTAACGGTGGATGTCACTGCAAACCTGGCTATCAGGCTGACGTCGAGAAGCAAGCGTGCACCGAGTGCGCGATCGGTAAATTCAAACACGAAGCTGGGTCGCACAGTTGCGAAGCTTGTCCGGCTCACAGCAAATCCTCCGATTACGGATTCACCGAATGTCGATGCAACGCCGGTTATTTTAGGGCCGAGAAAGATCCGAAGAAAATGCCTTGTACAC AACCACCGTCGGCGCCACAAAATTTGACGGTGAACTTCGTCGACCAGTCTACTGTGATTCTGTCGTGGAACGCGCCGCACATGCTGGGCGGCAGAACAGATACGACTTACAGGGTGGTCTGCGATGCCTGTAGTATGGGCGTCAAATACATTCCCAACACC GAAGTTTTCAACGATACGAAGATCACGATAACGGGTCTAAACGCGGTGACCACGTATCGATTCCAAGTATTTGCCGAGAACGGTGTGTCGGCGTTGGCTGGAAAATCCGAGTACGTGGACATCACCGTCACCACAGAAGCTAGCGTACCTAGTTTGGTGAGCAACGTCAGGATTACCAGCGTGAAGAGTTCGGAACTGAGCATTAGTTGGGACGCTCCGGTAACCGAGGTCGGTGGAGACAGCGATCTGGTCGAAAGATACGAAG TGAGGTGTTATCCGCGATACGACGATGCTACCAACGCTACGGTTATACAAACTTCCGAGTTATCCGCGACGTTCAAGGGCCTAAAACCATCGACGGACTACGCGATACAAGTACGAGCGAAGACTACGCGAGGCTGGGGCGAATATACGCCCATAGTTTATAAAAAGACGCCTCATGCTATGGGACTAG ACTACGTCGGAGAAGATGACAATATGCAAGTAAGGATCATAGCAGGAGCTATCGTTGCTGTGGTAGTCCTTCTGGTGATCATCATTATCATGACCGTTCTAATTTTGAGAAG GGCCTCGGACGAATGCAACAAGAAACAGCCCAGTGACTGCGATACCCTGGAGTATAGAAACGGCGAAG GACTAGTTGTGACCTACA TGACCACGCCGCTGTTCACACCTGCAGTGGGAGTTGCTGCCGCGAGTGCGGGAGGTGCTGGTGGCGGAGGTGCAAGGAGTTACGTCGATCCTCATACTTACGAAGATCCGAATCAAGCTGTGAGAGAATTCGCCCGAGAAATCGACGCAGGATACATTACGATAGAAGCTATCATAG GTGGTGGAGAATTTGGCGACGTTTGTCGAGGAAAATTAAAACTACCGCCAGACGGTCGAACGGAGATCGACGTCGCGATCAAGACATTGAAACCAGGCTCCGCCGACAAAGCTCGCAACGACTTCCTCACTGAAGCCTCCATCATGGGTCAGTTCGAGCATCCGAACGTGATATTCCTGCAAGGTGTCGTAACCAAGAGCAATCCAGTGATGATCATCACTGAGTTCATGGAGAACGGTAGCCTGGACACTTTCCTGCGTGCGAACGACGGCAAGTTCCAGGTGCTGCAGCTTGTAGGCATGCTTCGCGGTATAGCGAGCGGCATGCAGTATCTTGCTGAAATGAACTACGTACATCGAGATCTCGCGGCGAGGAACGTGCTCGTGAATGCTGCACTCGTCTGCAAGATCGCCGATTTCGGGCTTAGCCGGGAGATCGAAAGCGCCACGGAAGGAGCGTACACGACCAGG ACTGTTTACTCCGGCAAAAAGGGTGGAAAGATCCCGGTACGATGGACAGCTCCGGAAGCGATAGCGTTCCGAAAGTTCACCAGCGCTTCCGACGTATGGAGCATGGGCATCGTTTGTTGGGAGGTGATGTCCTACGGCGAAAGACCGTATTGGAACTGGTCTAATCAGGATGTGATAAAGTCGATCGAAAAAGGATACAGGCTTCCAGCACCGATGGATTGTCCGGAAGCGATCTATCAGCTGATGCTCGATTGCTGGCAGAAGGAACGAACCCATCGTCCTACCTTCGCCAATCTCACTCAAACCTTGGACAAATTGATACGAAGCCCGGACACGCTGAGGAAAATCGCCCAGAACAG AATCAGGGAAAGGGGTGCTCCGCCCCCACCCCCACCCGCCTCGTCGACATCCTCCAACGTGCATTTGAGGAAAAG GGGCACCAATCCACTGGCGCCGGACGCGGTGGACTTGACGCAGCTGACCTCGGTCAGCGAGTGGCTGGCTTCCATCAAGATGTCACGGTACGCGGAGAGTTTCGAAAGATCCGGAGTGACTACCTTGGAGGCGGCCGCGCGTGTTACCGTACAAGAGCTGACGGCGCTCGGGGTGACGTTGGTGGGACACCAGAAGAAGATAATGAACAGCGTGACAGCGCTCAGAGCGCAGATGTCGGCCACTTCGCAAGGTTTTCTCGTTTAA